The genomic window TCCCCACTTCCCCTCACTCTCAGACCAAAGCAAtattctgtctccctctccctccctcattccctcctctcctcccccttttcctcttctttgtttccccccctccctcattctctctcttccccctcatcccttctctctctcctctttgtctctttctcctcctgcctctctgtctgtctctgtctctccctaccCACCCTGGGGGGGCCTCCTGGAACTCACCTTGACTGTCCGGATATAATCCAAGGCATTTGGGACAAGAGACTCGAGTTCGGGGAAGCGCTTTGAGTATTTGTCCCGGATAAATTTGTGAATGATAtctgagaaagaggagagggcagtggataggggcCCCCCAACtgcttgctccctccctccctcacctgctcactcactcactcagcTCATTCTCAATCTCCACAGTCAGGTTGTTGGCATCCACGATGACCCGATACTCAGGGGCTGCCTCCACTGGCCCCGTCACTGTGGAAAGACCCTGAGGTCAGCTGGCATTCAGCAGGACAGCAGAGGAAACATAAAGCCTCTGACCAATGGACTGACTCCAAAGAACCCAGAATGCATTGGGCCACCCACCCTCCCCTGCAGATGTGGCCAACTGAGGAATTTGAGCCACTGGAACCCACAGATTGTTTCTTTATCTCCCTTCCCCAAGGGAAGCCCCCCACAGAAGAACAGAAGGTCTCCATCTTTGTAGACTCCCTCAGggtcctcctctgcaaaatgaggggcttgGCCTAAGGTTCTCAGCCATGTTCATTGCCCTTGAGAACCTTTGTGGAAAAAACGGTTCTGACTATCCATGCCAGCATGATGCTACAATGTAGCCTGGAGTTAGGGCTCCGAGGCCACGGAGGCCACCAAGCCTCACACCCTCACAGCCACAAAAGAAGTGGTTGGTCTGAAGTGGCCCACAGGATATGTGCTCagagcaggattcaaactctggtTCCTGGAATCCAAATCTGGCACCCTTTCCCATGTGCTCCATAGACCGTTAGGGCTCAGGGAAGGGCCAGATAACCCCCGAGATAGACGATGCTGAAGCCCCAGGTACCTTCAGAAGCCTTGGCCTGTTTACTGACATACTCTTCAATCTTCACCATGATCTCAGCAAACTAAGGAGAGAAGATTCCAGTGAGAGCTGGCCTTGGGCCCTGGGTCCTGCCCACCACCTCTCCCCACTcaccatcttgctgtcccacaaCTTGGCAATGCTCTTGACCGAGTCCCCGGAGAGGTCCAGCTGCATCTCCTCCTGGACATCTTCAATGGGaggttcttcttcctcctccccaaagctcccaccctcttcctcctcaGCTGCCTCCTCCAGGTCAGCCAGGAGCTCATCCGCAAGCGACATTCTGGGGCCTAGGAAACCCCCAGGAGTCAGAATCAATGTAGCCCAGAGCCAGGAGAGGACTGAAGGTTGTCTGACCCAAACCCCACAGGCAGGGAGAAGCTGGGCATCTGAGCCTGTGCTCCTTCTCCCAGGTTAGGAGATCCTCTGGTCCAGAGGAGGCTGGGCCTGAGGCGTGGGGCCTGGTGACTGAGATGGAAAAAGGGCATCCCCTATAAGTGACAGGTACTGGGACAAGAGCTTCTAGCCTCTGGTCAAGGTGGTCCCAAACAGCCATAGAGAAGCTGGGGAGGGGGAGTCACAAAGGCTCAAGGGGAACTTCAGAGGCAGGAGGAATCTCCAATCTAGAGATAGATGGGAAGAGACAAAGACAAGCATAATAGGACATGGAAATAAGGAGAAACCAGAGCATTTCCAAGCTGGAAGGACCCTGGAGATCACATCAACAACCTCCTTGTTAGGGGAAGGAAACTCTGACCTAGGacaaagacttgcccaaggtcagaggCAGAGCTGGAATTCCAACCCACTAGCTTCCCAAGGCAGCACCTGTTCCACCAGACCCCTGCCCTGGAGAAACTGCCACAAAGGCTGGTGGAACATGAGGAGCTGGCAGGACACTGAGGGAGACACCAAGACTGGCAAAGAGAAACACTCAGAGATAGAGAACTACCCCAAATGTGATGCAGATAGGTAACTGCAAGACAGAAAGTCACACACATGAAGCAGAGAGAAAGATGCAGAGGCAGGCAGAGACAATAGACAGGGAGagataaatgaagaaacaggctCAATGTCTGAGTTTGGTGCAAAGTCAAGGGAGGGACATTTAGGAGGCAGATAGAGACACAGATCAATTgaaaatatggaaagagaaagaaaggggctGACATTAAGAGAGGCCAATCCATGGAATAATGAGGGGGGAAAAAGCAAAGCAGAGAGACAGCATGAGCAGAGAATGTGGGAGGGAGTCAGTGCCGGCAGAGATAAAGGTCTCTACAGAGACAGATGAGGAaccagagggatggagggagaaatgTGGAAGCAAACAGATCTATGCAGGGGCAGTTAGGATGGCGACAGGAGAGGATACCACTGAGGTAGGGATGGAAGCCCCCATGCCCCAGAACCCACTGTTGTCTGTGGCAGCTATAGCCACCTAGCCTCATGCCATCCCCATCAGACATTCAAGACCCCAAGCTGGGCCATGCACATGCAGATTCCAACAGCTGGTTATGGGTCAGCCTTTACCATCTCAAGATAAGGCCCAAGAACTAACTGATCCTGAGGTTCAGCCCAGCTAAGCCCTTCCCTAGGGACCCTAAGGTACCCCTCCTCCATGATATCTGGAGGGAAAACAGGCTGATGATGCTGTGTCATCAAAGGATCTTGGAGAGCATGACTGGGCCACCCCTGGCCCTACAGAGGGCAAACTCCTATCTCCACCTTCTCCCTTCTAGCTGGGATTCAGTCTCCTGCCAGTGCTTCAAGCTATCTCTGCCCACTCGAGCCCTGACCTCCTTTGTCGCTGGCACATTGCCTCCACCTCTTTCTTCATCCTTGTCCACCTCACACAGACTCCCTGGgtcagaaggagaaagaggtcCCCTCCTTGCTCCTCCCTCTCCTGCCACCCCACCAGTAGCCTCTCTCCTTTAAGGGTCGCTGCCTCAGCACCCCAGCATTCAGATCTCATCCTCCTCCATCTTCCTCCTTTCTGAAGGCATTTGAATATACATGTTGATGCCTGCTCAGAAGTTCTACTTCTCCCCCCAACCTCAGCTCCCACAATTCCTCTTCACCTCTGTCACCAATGGAGATGATCAGGCCAAGATCCCACCCTCTGCCATGGTTGGGCTTCCTTCCTGAATCCTGAGCTCCAGAACTTCTCTCTCTGACCCATGAGCCCCTCTctgatccttctctctctccctctgtcttactgctctttgtttttgttctgtttgaAAAGGGAagtctctccatctcttcctgtCTTTCCTGACTTTTCTATCCTTTACATCCAGGACTCTCAACTGATGAGGCCAGCTCCCCCATTGTGCTTGATCCTTGAATGCCTCCCCCACTTCCTTTCCTTATCACCACTCATACCTGACCCAACCTCAGCCCTATGGACTGGCATGATAGGCTCAAAGAGATGTTAGagtctgaaccagttagaaaagAGCCATGAATAAATGTTCAGATCTGACCCAGGGAGAAAGAAGCGACAAATATTCTCACAGAAGACACCTCTGTGTTCTCTCTAACACTAAGGCCTTATTTAACATAAACTGCAAGTGTCTTACTGGAACATGTTCAAGGCTCCTTCTGGAATGTTTTTGTAAGCCTCTAGAAATGTTTTTGTTCTGTCTCTGGGAAAGTTTTAGACCTCTTGTACCAACCCTCCATAAACAAAAAATCGTTATGTCATCTCGCAAGCAGATATCTCACCAATATATGTTATTTTGACTTATGGATCTAATTGCCTTAATAGCTTACCACTTATCTACAATAAAGAGCTGTGTGAAGCTGCCTGCCTAGCCCCACAGACCCCTGTTTATTTTTCAGTATTTGGACCCTATACTGGCAACCACTGCTTTCTCTGTTCTTCATATGAGTATACAAGGCTATTTGCCATAGGAAGAAATAGCATAAGTGTCTACTGAGTTTGCCATAAATCTACTGGACCGTCAGAGCTGAATGGCCAACTTTTGACCCTAACTGGCCTTTTCTCACACTTCCTAAGGCAGCTCCTCCTCAAGGATTCCACCCACCTTCTTCCTCTCCTAAGTGTTGCCTAAGGCTTTGGGgccttttcctcttctatctcagTGATCTTCTCAGCTCCTATCTCTATCCTCATCTCTCTGGCTCCTGCATCCTGAGATACAATCTCTCCTGAGATACACTCCAGGTCACCATCTGTCTGCTGGGCATCTCTAGCTGATCTCAAAGCACAAACCAGAACAGATTAACTCTCCTAGACCCATCCCtttgccaaatttgaatttaaaaaactcCGGGTTGCTAAGGAGTGTAGTAGATAGTGTCAAGAAAACCcacattcaaatccagcttcagattcacacttagctgtgtggccctgacaAGTCAAaagccagcctcagtttcctctactgtaaaaagGGGGTGATACCACCTACCTCAAAAGTTTGCTATGAGGATCCAGTGAAATGAggcatataaaatgctttgtgtcAGCTATGATGGAGAATTAGTCACTGAGTGCCATCCAAACCGGCTTCATGCCAAATTTGCTGCGTCCACCATCCCCACAGTAGAAGGTTTACAACTTCCATATAAATCCAGCTAAATTGGGGCTGGTCCAGCCTCAATTCCTATGCACTATACAACCACACACAGCTTCACTGTAagcagctttaaaaaaatctaattctgtatcagaGTTTTTACTATAAAGCAGAATTTTGCAGATTAATACTGTATTAtccacaatggaaatgcagtacaccactaccACTTGTGCAGGGTTTGCCAACAGGAGATTGTACACAGAATGCTATTGGCTCATGGATTGAAAGGCAACCAAACACAGTCCTGTCCTCTATCCCAGCTCAGTGTCTGTAACATCAGTCTGTTTACTCTCCTGATACTTcccagattttcacctatcatggggagggagggtgggtctctggaacataactcctggATAGGTGAGGGAGGGTTTACTATCCCCCACTTCTGAGTCTTTGCACAAACTATGCCCCTTTCCTGGTGcactctccttcctcacttccacaGAAGGAACCCCTTTGCTTCCTTCTAAGCACCACCAGACCTGGGGGTGAATTCTGGCTACCCCATTGACTTACTTGGGAGACCCTGagctaggcctcagtttcctcatctgtaaaacaaggtccCTTATATCTGAAAACTGGTTGCTGCCACACTACAACCTTCCAATCTTTCTTCTTAACCTGCTCCTCCCTCTCTGTGAAGGTCTTTGCAGACTCACAAGGTATCCAAAATCAGAATCATCCTCGACCCTTTTCTAAGTGTGGCCAACGTCTTCGAGGTCTCTCCCCAATACCCCACCACCCCATCCTGGTGTAGGCCTCAGCCTGGGCTGCTGCAGGGggctggagggaaggaggggcatGACATTGCTAGGGGGAGGGTCCGCCAGCCTCAATATCCTCCAGcctgctgggggggagggggttctgCCTCAATACCTCTCCACACCTCACTTAGGTACCTGTCCCCACCCTGCTCCAGCACTACTGGAAAGGGGGGAAGTCTGCCTGCCTTAAAGTCCCCCCCCCACCCTGTTCCAGCACTGCAGGCACTCCCTAGGCGGTGACACAGAGCCCCTCGATCCTGGTCCCAGATTGTTCGCACACCTCAGCCcctcaccttcagcttctgcgcGTTTGCACAAGGCCCGTTCGACCGCCGCTGCCTCCACGCAGTTGCCCCGGAATTGCCCCTGCTCTGCAAATTACTACTCTCATTTATTTAGATATGAACGCGTCGAGCCCCGCAGAGTGTAAGTTCCCAAAGGAGAAGGGACCTAGGTCGCCCCAGCCCAGCCaccactcccaccccaccccacccccgtcCCCAACAGCCGCTCACCTGCTTCCTCTTCACAAGCCGGTGTGGGGTATCCCGAGAAAACCTCGCGGAAAAGTGGCTTCAACCCTGCCCGGCTCCTCCTCGCGCATGCTCCAGGTCGTCAAAAGCGGGCAGGGAGGTGTCGCACGGTTGTGACGACACCGGCAAGTGTTGATTGGCTCCCCCGGGGAACCAATAAAAATCAGCGGCGGCGCCAAGCCTTGGGGGTGCGAGCCCTACGGAGGGACTGCCGTGGGGCGCTCCGGCCCCCTCCGTAGAACGGGTAGGTTAGAAGCCCTGAATGTCGGGGTTGCTGAGAGAGATGACGGCCTGGGCCCCCAGGGTCCCAGGTCCCTGGCTCCCCCTAGGGAGGCCGGGGACTCAGAGCTGTGGACCTTGAGGTAAAGCAGGGCGGGGAAGAACTGCAACTCCCAAGGGAACCCAAGGTAGAGGCCTGGGCTGTGCAGAGGCCGGCTGCCCCGGAGCCTGCTGGGAATTGTAGTCTACTCAGCCACTCCAACCTGGACTTTCTAGGTGCGGAGTAGGTTTGCGCCAGGGTCTTCAGAGGAACTTGAGGGAAGGCTCTATAGGGTCCCCACCGAAGCGGGAGGAGAGGTTGGGTAGGGGAAGCACCTCCCCCAAAGAAAAAGAACGGAAGGTCAGGGAAAGGGCTGCAGGggttgggaaagaagaaaaagggaagcttGGGGGGCAGAACACCGGGGTCCCCAGGGGAGCTGTGATACGGAAAGCCCCGGGGAGGCGGGCAAGGTGCCAGTATCcccagaaggggaggggaaggaggggtccctagagaaggaaagagaagatccGGGGGGAAGTCGCAGGGGTTTCTAGAAGGGGACTTTGGGGAAGGACAGTTCCGAGGAGGGAGTGACGGGGTCCCTGAAATAGAAGTCCCTGAGCCCTTGCTTCTCTGGCAGCGCCATGGCCGGCGTGGGGTTCGAGGAGTTCTCGGCGCCGCCAGGCTCAGAGCTGGCGCTGCCGCCGCTCTTCGGCGGTCACATCCTGGAGTCAGAGCTGGAGACAGAGGTGGAGTTCGTCGGGGGAGCCTTGGGAGGCCCAGGTCTccgggaaggggaggaagaggaggaggcggCCCGAGGAAGGCGTCGCCGCCAGCGAGAGCTGAGCCGTCGCAAGTACCAGGCGTTGGGCAGGCGCTGTCGGGAGATCGAGCAGGTGTGGCCCCTGGCtggctctttcccttcccttgccaAGCTTTCTTCCACTCTGAAATTAGGGCTTTGAACTATGCCTTGGGGCACACATTTTCAGGATCCTCAGAAGTGACCATTCAGCCCCTGAGGTTCCCCTAACAAGGAACTATCCAGCCATGGCTTGAAGCTCTCCGGGGAGGTGGACCCTCACCGAGGCAGCTCCTTTGGATGCCACACTTACAGGTTGTCAGAGGACCAATCCCCTAGAGGTCTAACCCTAACCCCTTCAAATCCTTAGATGATGGCTGGCCCCGGGCTGCAAGCTGAAGGCTCCCCAATCCTTCTCAGCTCTGTGGGAACTGAGATCTATCTGGTCTCTCCCATTCTGTGCTTGGGCACAGGCAAAGGCTTAAACATAAACTTTACATTTCACATGTAGCCAACCCTAGCCTGCCTTCCCAGCTAAGTCAAATTCCAAATTTGCCCTGTGAATGAATCCTTGGCCCCAGCCTTGACAATCAactactctctccctccctccatccctccctgtctcttcctcttcctcttcctctctctctctctcacacacacatgtCCGTTGTTAATCTGATCAAATTGATTCCCCAGAACTGTTTCCTTTTCATAAAAGGTCTTTGGAATTTAATGATTCTGAAACATTCCTTTACTAGAACCTATTTCTTGGGACTAAAATGTTATTGTAATTATGAATAAATGTCTGTCCCTCATAATGAAGACCAAGAGAATCTTCTCAGGGAAGGAGCCCTCCCAGGAATGTACATTTTTATTCCCATCCTCAGGTGAATGAACGGGTTTTGAACAGACTTCATCAGGTACAGAGAATCACAAGACGACTCAGGCAAGAGCGAAGGTGAGGTTGAAaattggggaaagggggaaatctAAACTGCCAGGATTGGCTGGAAAGTCTCCCTTGCCAAACTCCTCAGTTGCAGGCAGAGTAAGGGGGAGAGCTTTTGAGCCTGtatctgagcttcagtttccaaaaaaataaaagcagtagCTCTTTGCCACTGGAGGAGGCTAGGCAGGTCCTAAGTATGTAAATTAATGTTCTCCAACAGGCACCTGCAGGGAAAACTCAGGTGTCTTCAAGATATAATACAGGCTCCCAAGACTGGCATTTGAAGTTCCCCATGTGGGCTCCCACTGGCTTCTCTAAATAGCTCCTGTTACTGCCCTTGAAACATTATGTTCCCGTGTCTGTCCCCCTTTTTGTCCCGCCTTGGCACATTCTGGGAAcactctcttctgtctcttcttgGAAGCTTTACCTTCCTTCTAGATAAAGGTCAGGTGCCACTTTCGCACTTCCCACCTCCCTCCAAACTGCCTTGTGTTTACTTATCTCGGTCAAGCCTTTATAAAGTACTCACTACATGCTAGGCAGTGGACAAACCACTGGAGATGATGACAGGCAGTCATTGCCCTCGAGAAGGGTACATTCTACGGGAAGAAGCAGCTGAGTACTTGGCTAGAACTAAGTATTCTTGGGCCAGCTGGTGAGTGGGGGATGAGACTGGTAAGAAGAGCAAAGGAGAAGTTTCCAGGAGGCTAGACTGgggcctgcccccccccccccaagggacACAGAGAAAGAGCCTGAGGACAATTGAGTCCAGAGACTGCATAGGTCAGCCAGAGCAAGACTGAGGTagtagaagggaaagggaattgggggggggggggggatagaacTCCATGTCCCACACAcagcagaggaggaggagagatgcTGAGATAAGACTGAGTGGCAGCTGGCCTGCACAATGCAGAGggaaagccaggactagaatcCTGGCTGCTCCAACTTCTCCTGTCCTGGCCCCAGGTTTCTCATGCGAGTCCTGGATTCCTATGGAGATGACTACAGGAAGAGCCAGTTCACTATTGTCCTGGAGGTGAGGCCTTGGGCCGGATGCCTGGGTCCCTGGGGGTAAACTCTGTTCTTGGGCCTCAATTCTTGCCTTCATCCTACTCTAGGATGAGGGGAGCCAAGGCCCTGATGCCCCCACCCCGGGAAATGCAGAGAATGAGCCCCCTGAAAAGGAAAGTCTGTCACCTACCCCACGGCGGCCTCTTGAGCCCAGCAGTCCTCCCCCTGGGGAAGGTCCCAGTGGAAGAAAAAGGCGGAGAGCGCCCCGGGATGGTCGCCGAGGTGGGGCACTGCTAACCCCAGAGCTAGGCCCAAGCCAGGTATGCACAAGGGGGGGCCTGGAGGAGCATGGCAGAGTATGTTTCAGTAGGGATCCAGCCTCACCTTTTTCTCCCCCCTCAGATCAAAGTTGAGGATGACTTCAGCTTCGAGCCAGATGAGGCCCTCACCACAGGCTGGGCAGCCCGAGGCCCTGACAAACTGCTCTCCTACCCCACTCTGGCCAGCCCTCCCTTTGACATTACCCCCCAATAAAGCTTTGCCTTCCCTCTACTGCCTCCCATGCAGCCCCAGCTGAGACTCACAGCTGAGATAAGGACATTTATTGGGGTGATGGGGGATTCACAGATTCTTCAACCACTCAAGGGAAGGCCCCTGGGCATCCTGAGGATGGCTGGGAATGTCAGGCATGTTGCCATCATCTCGAACAGGAACtatggagggaagaggaagaatcaCTTGGctgctcctctctccctccccccaccacccgCCCCTACCCCATTTTCTGGACCGGACTCACCAGGGTAGTTGTAAGGTGTAGCTTGGTTGATCATGCCGGCATACTTGGAATAGGGGCTCAGGGGAGGTAAGAGCAAAGCTGGAGGGGAAACGGCACAATTAGGGCACTGCAAGCCCTGGACAGCTTCCAGACCTGAGGGGCCTCAGAGGTCCACATAAGGCGAGGAACAGGTGGCTCCAGGCACTACCGGGGCCCATGAAGATTAAAGGAGGGGTCTGGGTTGGAGCCAAACCTTCACCAGTGTCGGGTACCTGGCTTGGGGGTGCCAATGGACCCTGCCCCCCC from Monodelphis domestica isolate mMonDom1 chromosome 4, mMonDom1.pri, whole genome shotgun sequence includes these protein-coding regions:
- the TFPT gene encoding TCF3 fusion partner produces the protein MAGVGFEEFSAPPGSELALPPLFGGHILESELETEVEFVGGALGGPGLREGEEEEEAARGRRRRQRELSRRKYQALGRRCREIEQVNERVLNRLHQVQRITRRLRQERRFLMRVLDSYGDDYRKSQFTIVLEDEGSQGPDAPTPGNAENEPPEKESLSPTPRRPLEPSSPPPGEGPSGRKRRRAPRDGRRGGALLTPELGPSQIKVEDDFSFEPDEALTTGWAARGPDKLLSYPTLASPPFDITPQ
- the NDUFA3 gene encoding NADH dehydrogenase [ubiquinone] 1 alpha subcomplex subunit 3, with the protein product MAGRIFGFLKEAWAKEPVLTVSFAIGSLALLLPPLSPYSKYAGMINQATPYNYPVPVRDDGNMPDIPSHPQDAQGPSLEWLKNL